In the genome of Arabidopsis thaliana chromosome 4, partial sequence, the window ATCTACCCCACTGAAGCTTGGGAAAACGTCGTATCTCCGGCTactaggagaagaagaagaagaagccatgggAGACGATAGAGGGAACTCAGAGAAGAGACGAAGATTTTTAAGAGAAGTAAATCAGCAAGACATAGtgtgagaaagagaggagaaaCTTCGTCTTCCTTCCCTCCAAGACTTGCATAGAAGACTTACTGTACAAGATATTCTTTTAAGTGGCTAAAATCAAATCTCCTAACAAGACAATTGAGAcgtaaataataaagaaactcGGCCCTTCCTTTCCTCGAAAGCTTTTTTACACTACATACAAAGATATTTTTGaagattgaatttttgtgGTTGTCACTGAATTATGATAAGTCTTAGTCTTTGTACAAGAcagaaataatatttcaatttcTAGGCAAGTAGACAGAAACTTACATTCGTTTCCTCTAcaaagatattttgaaaacacaaattttgtGGTTATCAGTTGTCCTTGTATATAATGAAAGAATATGCGGAATTGTAGCAAAGAGTAAGAGAAttatgaagaacaagagagttGGTATATGAGTGAGAATGACCAAATCATATTGATAGAATTAGTTAGTAACCTTTGTGTGTTTACAATGTATTTAAAGACACACAAAGGGAATATGACCGTTTACAATTAACGTAAGACTGAAAGAGACATGAGAGAAGAGGTTCCTTGGTCTTGATGGTGAGAGCGACTGGTCCTTGGTTGACCATGTCGCTAAAGACACTCGTGAGTCCTCTTCAACGGCTACAAGAGATATTTGTGCGCCTTCACTCTTTCTAGAAGCTCTCCATAGACTTCTCATGTGTTCGGCCCAACTCCTTGTAGCACATACCCAATACTAGGCCTTTCTCCTTATTTGTACGGATGAATCTCTTATTGAATCTTgatcaatatataatatacgtATGAATTACCTGGACGCCTTCCCATAGCTTCTCAAGCTTGTTGTTACATCTCACTGTGAGGTCTTTGAGATGTTCTGGGCGAAATTTACTTGGATTACATCTCCTAAGGCAATCAAGATAACCGAGTCCAGGGAGATTCTTGTTCCATAAACAATCTGCTACCTCGATGTCAATTTCTCCTCTGAAACTGTGCATAATAATCTCAGGGAAATTTCTCAACTTGGGGCATCGTAGGAGATTGAGGTACTCAAGAGATTCCGAGTTGAGAGGAGTTGGAAAACTTTCTAGCACTTCGCATTTACAAAGATCTAGTCTCTCGAGGTTTGTGGCTAAAGAAAGATCTggaatttctttcaaatatttggAATTACGCAGAATCATCTTCTTTAGGCTTCCAAGTAACTGAAaacaaggaaagagagaataaCAGACGTTCGtaaacatttcaaaaaattcatttaattttttgaacaaataaatcaataaacaTAACacatttctgttttcaaattgacaacaaaaacaataaaaaattagtaCCTGAGTTCCATTCCACAGCTTCTCAAGGTCACTATCCTCCATTATGAGTTCAACCAGATACTCAGCCTTAAAATTAGAAGGCAAACGCTTCAATGGACAATAACGCCACCATAGGCATATGATGTTACTTGAAATCTGAGGGAAAAATCTCAAACTTGAGCTTCCATCACTATAATCCTGAGATGGAGACACATTCAAGAGATATTTTTGaagattgaatttttgtgGTTGTCACTGAATTATGATAAGTCTTTGTACAAGAcagaaataatatttcaagTTCTAGGCAATTAGACAGAAACTTACGTTATTCGTTTCCTCTACACAGATATtttgaaacacacaaattttGTGGTTGTCAGTTGTCCTTGTACAAGACAGTTTATCGTAAGAATGTACTTATGATTGTTTAATATCAAAGTCTTGTTTCCCAATACATACATGCACATGGATTAGGAGAATAAGTATATCGATTATGAGGATTTTAATTCAAATAATACAGTGAAAATACTAATTAACACTAACTCTCTAGTTTGCTAAATTActcttttagttttcaatAATTGTATTATTAGTTTAAAGTTTGGCTTACTGCGTCAGCAACCACTGTAGGCTGCGATTGCATTTGCTGTATTGTTTAAGGAGCATTTGGTTTCTAAGGGTTTCATGTACTGGATGGAAGAACTCGTGTCTGAGAACATCCTCTGCGCTGGTTCGTTGCCTCGGGTTAACGGTCAAACATCTATCCACGAAGTCAAGGAGCGGCCGTGGGATTGCGTCTAGAAACTCTCTGCGTTTGTGTTGAGTTCACACCATTTTCTCAACTCCAGCCCCTTCAACGTACAATTCttgaaacaacaacacaaaaatctATGTGCATTCAATTCATCTCTCACGATCATCTATCAAATCACTTTATCAgtaatttacattttaaagtTATATCATGTTCTGGACTAACAATGAAAACCATTTTATTTGAATCCATATGCTGGCGGCAAAGAAGAACAGAGCATTTGTATTATGTCACACAAATTCAGCAATCAAGTGAATGGAGAGTTTATAAGGGAGGTAAGATGAGATTTTACCTCAGGCAAAGAGGTTTCACTATTGTGCAGCTTGGCTACTTCCCATAAGTCTTCACTGCTTCGTAGTTACTCAATGTCCTTCACGTTCCTAGGAATCACAAGGTCGTTGTAAGACggcaagaaagaaaaaagagtggAATCGACTGATGGtgtattatgtttttattattattattaggtcATTGGTGCAATATCTGAAGCAAACCTGCACAAACCAATTCAGCTAAAAGAAGCACCAGAGAAATTAGCTTTCACATCCTAAATGTGACAATGACTAGCTCACTTGAGCTCAGGGTCGTGGTGGAGGTCGGTGAGTGGGACGGGTGGAAGCTGGTTTGTATGTATGGGGCTGTGGTGGTGGTGCGTTATGTTTTAATCACTGTTTTTTTACTGTGAGTGTAGGAAACGCCACGGTAGCAGTGATGCAATTGTTGCTGATGAGGTTgctatttaaaaatttagttcCAACACTTTTTTGCTGTTGATAATTCTCTTGtgaaatacatttttctttaccaaatttattcattgatttaaagagagaaaaataaccTTTGGTAACATACACGTAGAGAGATATGTGTGTTTCAAAAGACAAGTGTGGAGAAAGTTTGAACCTTTAACTTGTTTCTTGCGGAATCTCTCACTATCACTCAAAGAAATTTGGATCTCTCGTGTGTTGACTTAGAAAAacgaatgaagaagaaatagaaagagCACACACACACCATTTAACGAGTTCACGTTTCCAAACCGGAAACGCTACATCTCGCCGAGATTGTACTCGGAAATCCACTAGAAAGCTTGGTTTCGGTTACATAAACCCTAGAGGCGAACTGGACACTCCCAGCCGCCTCACCTAAACCCCCATCTAgctctcttcttgttgtcttTTAGGGTTCAGCTTGCCTCCTCTTTTATATGCAGGGTTctcctctttttcttcaccCTCGCATGCTCTGTTTTCCCGTACAGGGGAAGAAGACAAACAAAGCTTATGACTGAAGCAGAAGTTAATTACTCTTCTGTCCCTTGTCTATTTATGAGAAACACAACAGCTGTTTCTAGTGTGTTCTCAACTTCCCTTAGGTGAAACCTTCTTTGTAGACTAGAGTCTTTGGAAGCTTCTCTTCCCTGTAGAGTATCTTAACACTTAAGGCAAAACTCAACAACAAGACTGTTAAATTTACATCTTTTCAGGAAAGCGAATTtttcaaagaagcaaaacagagagaagtaAGAACAGAGTGGTTCTGCTGTTCTGGACATGGAACCATAAAATTTT includes:
- a CDS encoding Leucine-rich repeat (LRR) family protein (Leucine-rich repeat (LRR) family protein; BEST Arabidopsis thaliana protein match is: Disease resistance protein (TIR-NBS-LRR class) family (TAIR:AT4G16940.1); Has 2574 Blast hits to 2178 proteins in 46 species: Archae - 0; Bacteria - 11; Metazoa - 1; Fungi - 0; Plants - 2558; Viruses - 0; Other Eukaryotes - 4 (source: NCBI BLink).) yields the protein MEDSDLEKLWNGTQLLGSLKKMILRNSKYLKEIPDLSLATNLERLDLCKCEVLESFPTPLNSESLEYLNLLRCPKLRNFPEIIMHSFRGEIDIEVADCLWNKNLPGLGYLDCLRRCNPSKFRPEHLKDLTVRCNNKLEKLWEGVQVIHTYIIY